The following proteins are encoded in a genomic region of Aquifex aeolicus VF5:
- a CDS encoding tetratricopeptide repeat protein, whose product MEGLKEQAMKLFEEAYKYHMLGDLDKAIELYRKSIDVYPTAEAWTFLGWAYSMRGNYEGAIEACKRAIEIDPDFGNPYNDIGSYLIELGKLDEAIEWLEKAKRAKRYEPRHYPYINLAKVYMLQGKLYEALREIEEAIKIKPDYKPSHMLRHQILGMLN is encoded by the coding sequence ATGGAAGGACTAAAAGAACAAGCGATGAAATTATTTGAAGAAGCCTATAAATACCACATGCTCGGAGACCTTGATAAAGCCATAGAACTTTATAGAAAGTCTATAGACGTTTACCCGACAGCCGAAGCCTGGACTTTCCTCGGCTGGGCTTACAGCATGAGAGGAAATTACGAAGGGGCTATAGAAGCTTGCAAAAGGGCTATAGAAATAGACCCTGACTTTGGAAATCCCTACAACGACATAGGTTCTTACCTGATAGAGCTCGGAAAACTGGACGAGGCCATAGAGTGGCTGGAAAAGGCTAAAAGGGCTAAGAGGTACGAACCTAGGCACTATCCTTACATAAATCTCGCAAAGGTTTACATGTTACAAGGTAAACTCTACGAAGCCTTAAGAGAAATAGAAGAAGCTATAAAGATTAAGCCCGATTACAAACCCTCTCACATGTTAAGACACCAGATACTCGGAATGCTCAACTGA
- the groL gene encoding chaperonin GroEL (60 kDa chaperone family; promotes refolding of misfolded polypeptides especially under stressful conditions; forms two stacked rings of heptamers to form a barrel-shaped 14mer; ends can be capped by GroES; misfolded proteins enter the barrel where they are refolded when GroES binds), whose protein sequence is MAAKAIIYNEEARAKLKAGVDKLANAVKVTLGPKGREVILGKNWGTPVVTKDGVTVAKEIELKDKFENIGAQLVKEVASKTADVAGDGTTTATVLAQAIFHEGLRVAASGANVMEVKRGIDKAVKKIVEELKKLSKDVKERKEIEQVATISANNDPEIGKIIADAMEEVGKDGVITVEESKSAETTLEVVKGMQFDRGYLSPYFVTDPEKMECVLENPYILIYEKKITNVKELLPILEQVVRSGRPLLVIAEDVEGEALATLVVNHIKGVLKACAVKAPGFGQRRKDYLGDIAVLTGGQAITEDLGIKLESVTLDMLGQAEKVVVDKEHTTIIGGKGDPEQIKARIEQIKRQIQETTSDYDREKLQERLAKLSGGVAIIRVGAATEAELKEKKYRVEDAVHATKAAVEEGIVPGGGVALVRASEALEDLKGDNHDQQLGIDIIKKAVRTPLKQIAYNAGYDGSVVLEKVIELGKEKGVSWGFNAATGEYVDMYEAGIIDPTKVVRTAIENAASVAGTMLTAEALIADLPEEKKKDITPTDMPELD, encoded by the coding sequence ATGGCAGCAAAGGCAATTATCTACAACGAGGAAGCAAGGGCAAAACTAAAGGCTGGTGTTGATAAACTCGCAAACGCAGTTAAGGTTACCTTAGGTCCAAAAGGTAGGGAAGTTATCTTAGGAAAGAACTGGGGAACTCCCGTTGTAACCAAGGACGGTGTTACGGTAGCTAAGGAAATTGAACTCAAGGACAAGTTTGAAAATATCGGAGCTCAACTCGTAAAAGAAGTTGCTTCCAAGACCGCGGACGTAGCAGGTGACGGAACTACCACCGCAACGGTACTCGCACAGGCAATATTCCACGAAGGACTCAGGGTTGCAGCAAGCGGTGCAAACGTAATGGAAGTAAAGAGGGGAATTGACAAGGCCGTAAAGAAAATTGTTGAAGAACTCAAGAAACTCTCCAAGGACGTAAAGGAAAGGAAGGAAATAGAACAGGTAGCTACCATATCCGCTAACAACGATCCCGAAATCGGAAAGATAATAGCGGACGCTATGGAAGAAGTTGGAAAGGACGGGGTTATAACTGTTGAAGAAAGCAAGTCCGCGGAAACCACCCTCGAAGTAGTTAAGGGAATGCAGTTTGACAGAGGATACCTATCTCCGTACTTTGTAACAGATCCTGAGAAGATGGAATGCGTACTAGAAAATCCCTACATACTCATATACGAAAAGAAGATAACCAACGTAAAGGAACTTCTTCCAATACTTGAACAAGTAGTAAGAAGCGGAAGACCACTTCTGGTTATAGCTGAAGACGTAGAAGGTGAAGCACTCGCAACACTCGTTGTAAACCACATCAAAGGAGTACTCAAGGCTTGTGCAGTAAAGGCTCCCGGATTCGGACAAAGGAGAAAGGACTACCTCGGAGATATTGCAGTTCTCACAGGCGGACAGGCTATAACTGAAGACCTCGGAATTAAGCTTGAAAGCGTAACACTTGACATGCTCGGACAGGCTGAAAAGGTAGTGGTTGATAAAGAACACACCACCATAATAGGCGGTAAGGGAGATCCCGAACAAATAAAGGCAAGGATAGAACAAATAAAGAGACAAATTCAGGAAACAACCTCTGACTACGACAGGGAAAAGCTACAAGAAAGACTCGCTAAACTCTCAGGTGGAGTTGCAATAATAAGGGTAGGTGCTGCAACCGAAGCTGAACTCAAAGAGAAGAAGTACAGAGTTGAAGACGCGGTACACGCAACCAAGGCTGCAGTAGAAGAAGGAATAGTTCCCGGTGGTGGAGTAGCACTTGTGAGGGCATCCGAAGCACTTGAAGACCTCAAAGGTGACAACCACGATCAACAACTCGGAATAGACATAATCAAGAAGGCTGTAAGGACACCCCTCAAGCAAATAGCTTACAACGCAGGATACGACGGATCCGTAGTACTCGAAAAGGTGATTGAACTCGGAAAGGAAAAAGGTGTAAGCTGGGGATTCAACGCGGCAACCGGAGAGTACGTTGACATGTACGAAGCCGGAATAATAGATCCGACCAAAGTCGTAAGAACCGCTATAGAAAACGCGGCATCCGTAGCAGGAACGATGCTCACCGCTGAAGCACTGATAGCAGACCTTCCCGAAGAAAAGAAGAAAGACATAACTCCCACTGACATGCCTGAACTTGACTAA
- the uppP gene encoding undecaprenyl-diphosphatase UppP gives MTEWQAVVLGIVEGISEFLPISSTGHLILTAHILGIKHTDFVKSFEISIQLGSILAVVVLYFNRLIRDYEIWKRIIAAFIPTGIIGFLLYKLIKGFLIGNDLVVVVSLILGGIILIFADTYCEKFCYLGDVRELPLRKAFMIGVFQSIAVIPGVSRSGSTIIGGMLMGLNRKVAAEFSFLLAIPTMFAATTYDLIKSGGSFNAQEWNILIIGFITSFITALIVVKWFLNFLKSHSLKIFGFYRILIGLVYAAFFLF, from the coding sequence ATGACAGAATGGCAAGCTGTAGTCCTAGGAATAGTGGAGGGAATTTCGGAGTTCTTGCCTATATCCTCTACTGGACACCTCATCCTTACAGCTCACATTCTTGGTATAAAGCACACGGATTTCGTAAAGAGCTTTGAGATTTCCATTCAGCTCGGTTCCATTCTTGCGGTAGTTGTTCTTTACTTTAACAGACTTATTAGAGATTACGAGATTTGGAAGAGGATAATCGCCGCCTTTATACCAACAGGGATTATAGGGTTTCTCCTTTACAAGTTAATAAAGGGATTTCTGATAGGAAATGACCTCGTAGTTGTTGTTTCCCTGATCCTCGGAGGGATAATCCTTATCTTTGCGGACACTTACTGCGAAAAGTTTTGCTACCTCGGAGATGTGAGAGAATTGCCTCTTAGAAAAGCTTTTATGATAGGTGTGTTTCAGAGTATCGCGGTAATTCCGGGGGTTTCCCGCTCGGGTTCTACCATAATAGGCGGGATGCTTATGGGCTTGAACAGAAAAGTGGCGGCTGAGTTTTCCTTCCTTCTCGCTATTCCAACTATGTTTGCAGCAACCACTTACGATTTGATAAAAAGCGGAGGGAGCTTTAATGCACAGGAATGGAACATCTTGATCATCGGCTTTATCACTTCCTTTATTACTGCACTCATCGTAGTCAAGTGGTTTCTAAATTTCTTAAAAAGTCATAGCTTAAAGATTTTCGGATTTTACAGGATTTTAATAGGTCTCGTTTACGCGGCCTTCTTCCTCTTTTGA
- a CDS encoding SAM hydrolase/SAM-dependent halogenase family protein gives MAIVLLTDFGTKDGFVGAVKGVILSINPSVQIVDLSHEVDSFNVLEGALLLKAHYSYFPEKSVFVGVVDPGVGSERKGIIVKTEKYFFVGPDNGLFDLVIKEAKDFEVYEIKNEKFTLPKKNNTFHGRDVFAPVAAYLSKGVKPEEIGPRIEYREKLKFPEPKREKDFIEGEIIYFDKFGNAITNVPCGKYAYAEFREDKLKVVPYFLAGERGKLNATCGSFGFMEIFVPVDNAREKFNLKEGEKIKFFII, from the coding sequence ATGGCGATAGTTCTCCTTACGGACTTCGGGACAAAGGACGGTTTTGTAGGTGCCGTAAAAGGGGTCATCCTCTCCATAAACCCTTCCGTTCAGATTGTTGACCTCTCCCACGAAGTTGATTCCTTCAACGTACTCGAGGGTGCTCTCCTCCTCAAAGCCCATTACTCTTATTTTCCGGAAAAAAGTGTTTTTGTAGGTGTTGTAGACCCGGGAGTGGGTTCAGAGAGAAAGGGGATAATCGTAAAAACTGAAAAGTATTTCTTCGTGGGTCCTGACAACGGACTGTTTGACCTGGTAATAAAAGAAGCAAAGGACTTTGAGGTCTACGAAATAAAAAACGAAAAGTTCACTCTTCCGAAAAAGAACAACACCTTTCACGGAAGGGACGTATTTGCCCCGGTGGCCGCATACTTGAGCAAAGGAGTAAAACCTGAGGAAATAGGTCCGAGAATTGAGTACAGGGAGAAATTAAAATTTCCGGAGCCCAAAAGGGAAAAAGATTTTATAGAAGGTGAAATTATTTACTTTGACAAGTTCGGGAATGCGATTACAAACGTTCCTTGTGGAAAGTACGCATACGCTGAATTCAGAGAAGATAAGCTAAAGGTTGTTCCTTACTTCCTTGCAGGGGAAAGAGGAAAGTTAAACGCCACCTGCGGGAGTTTCGGGTTTATGGAAATTTTCGTTCCCGTAGATAACGCAAGGGAAAAGTTCAACTTAAAAGAGGGAGAAAAGATAAAGTTCTTTATCATATAA
- a CDS encoding SCO family protein produces the protein MKLLFSFLFLITFLLAQTGSTGIPPNEAKTLGTYVPGDITLVDSYGNEFQLKNLKGKPIILSPIYTHCRAACPLITKSLLKVIPKLGTPGKDFWVITFTFDPKDTLEDIKRFQKEYGIDGKGWKVVKAKTSEDLFKLLDAIDFRFMTAGNDFIHPNVVVVLSPELQIKDYIYGVNYNYLEFVNALRLARGETALPEGFRSYLFIIGMVGLVGTSVYIMYLLNRILQKRKKAA, from the coding sequence ATGAAACTACTCTTTTCCTTCCTTTTCCTAATAACTTTTTTATTGGCCCAAACGGGAAGTACAGGAATTCCCCCGAATGAAGCCAAAACACTCGGAACATACGTTCCAGGTGATATTACCTTAGTGGATTCCTACGGAAATGAGTTCCAGTTGAAGAATCTCAAGGGAAAACCGATTATACTAAGCCCAATATACACCCACTGCAGAGCAGCATGTCCTTTAATTACTAAGAGTCTTTTAAAGGTTATCCCTAAGCTCGGGACTCCGGGAAAGGATTTCTGGGTAATTACATTCACCTTTGATCCGAAAGATACACTTGAAGATATTAAAAGGTTTCAAAAAGAGTATGGCATAGACGGGAAAGGCTGGAAAGTTGTAAAGGCTAAAACGAGTGAAGATTTATTTAAGCTTCTAGACGCGATAGACTTCAGGTTTATGACGGCTGGAAACGACTTTATTCACCCGAATGTCGTAGTGGTTCTCTCACCAGAACTCCAGATAAAGGACTACATATACGGTGTGAATTACAATTACTTGGAATTCGTAAACGCTCTTAGACTTGCAAGAGGAGAAACCGCACTACCTGAAGGTTTCAGGTCCTACCTCTTCATTATTGGAATGGTAGGACTGGTAGGTACCAGCGTTTACATAATGTACCTCTTGAACAGGATACTTCAAAAGAGGAAGAAGGCCGCGTAA